The following proteins are co-located in the Frigidibacter mobilis genome:
- a CDS encoding DUF808 domain-containing protein gives MSGLLALLDDVATIAKIAAASLDDVAGQAAKAGVKAAGAVIDDAAVTPKYVHGFPAARELPIIGKIALGSIRNKLLILLPAALILSTFAPWAINPLLMIGGAYLCFEGAEKVHHWLLPPAHHDVPLDEPVADAAHLEAGKVAGAIKTDFILSAEIMTIALSAIPDSSLWTEAAVLAVVAIGITAAVYGGVALIVKADDIGLHMARTGRLAATRATGRGIVRGMPVFMRVLSVVGTAAMIWVGGSIIVHGLEGFGIGGPGHWIEHMAGIAAAAVPGAAGALHWATTALFDGILGLGLGLLLIPVVAKAIAPAIAALSGKPAAGGH, from the coding sequence ATGAGCGGATTGCTGGCGCTTCTCGATGATGTGGCGACGATTGCCAAGATCGCGGCGGCCTCGCTCGACGATGTGGCCGGGCAGGCGGCCAAGGCCGGGGTCAAGGCGGCGGGCGCGGTGATCGACGATGCCGCCGTCACCCCCAAATATGTCCACGGCTTCCCGGCGGCGCGCGAATTGCCCATCATCGGCAAGATCGCCCTCGGCTCGATCCGCAACAAGCTGCTGATCCTGCTGCCCGCGGCGCTGATCCTGTCGACCTTCGCGCCCTGGGCGATCAACCCGCTCTTGATGATCGGCGGCGCCTATCTGTGCTTCGAGGGGGCCGAGAAGGTGCATCACTGGCTGCTCCCGCCCGCGCATCACGATGTGCCGCTGGACGAGCCGGTGGCCGACGCCGCGCATCTGGAGGCGGGCAAGGTCGCCGGGGCGATCAAGACCGATTTCATCCTCTCGGCCGAGATCATGACCATTGCCCTCTCTGCGATCCCCGACAGCAGCCTGTGGACCGAGGCGGCGGTGCTGGCCGTGGTCGCCATCGGCATCACCGCGGCTGTCTATGGCGGGGTGGCACTGATCGTGAAGGCCGATGACATCGGTCTTCACATGGCAAGAACGGGGCGGCTGGCCGCCACTCGCGCCACTGGCCGCGGCATTGTTCGGGGGATGCCGGTGTTCATGCGCGTGCTCTCGGTCGTGGGCACCGCCGCGATGATCTGGGTCGGCGGCTCCATCATCGTGCATGGGCTGGAAGGCTTCGGGATCGGTGGCCCCGGCCACTGGATCGAGCATATGGCCGGGATTGCGGCTGCCGCAGTCCCGGGGGCGGCGGGGGCACTGCACTGGGCAACGACCGCGCTGTTCGACGGCATCCTCGGGCTGGGGCTCGGCCTGCTGCTGATCCCGGTGGTGGCAAAGGCCATCGCTCCGGCGATTGCCGCGCTGAGCGGCAAACCGGCGGCCGGGGGGCATTGA
- the gap gene encoding type I glyceraldehyde-3-phosphate dehydrogenase, which produces MTVKVAINGFGRIGRNVLRAIVESGRTDIEVVAINDLGPVETNAHLIRFDSVHGRFPGEVTTTATSIDVGRGPIEVTALRNPAELPWGHVDIVMECTGIFTDREKAAIHLENGASRVLVSAPSKGADKTIVFGVNDKTLTAADTIVSNASCTTNCLAPVAQVLHDSIGIVKGFMTTIHSYTGDQPTLDTMHKDLYRGRAAALSMIPTSTGAAKAVGEVLPELKGKLDGVAIRVPTPNVSVVDLTFEAARPTSIEEINEAIKAAAAGRLKGILGVTALPNVSIDFNHDPHSSTFALDQTRVMEGNFCRILTWYDNEWGFSNRMSDTAVAMGKLL; this is translated from the coding sequence ATGACGGTGAAGGTGGCAATCAACGGTTTTGGCCGGATCGGGCGCAACGTCCTGCGCGCAATCGTGGAATCCGGGCGCACCGATATCGAGGTGGTGGCGATCAACGATCTGGGCCCGGTGGAAACCAATGCCCATCTTATCCGCTTTGATTCGGTGCATGGCCGCTTTCCGGGCGAGGTGACGACGACCGCGACCAGCATCGACGTGGGCCGCGGTCCCATCGAGGTGACGGCTCTGCGCAACCCGGCCGAACTGCCCTGGGGCCATGTCGATATCGTCATGGAGTGCACCGGTATCTTCACCGACCGTGAAAAGGCGGCGATCCACCTTGAAAACGGCGCCAGCCGGGTGCTGGTCTCGGCCCCGTCGAAAGGCGCCGACAAGACCATCGTGTTCGGAGTGAACGACAAGACGCTGACTGCCGCCGACACCATCGTATCGAACGCCTCCTGCACCACGAACTGCCTCGCGCCGGTAGCACAGGTGCTGCATGACAGCATCGGCATCGTAAAGGGCTTCATGACCACCATCCACAGCTATACCGGCGACCAGCCGACGCTGGACACCATGCACAAGGATCTCTACCGCGGCCGCGCGGCAGCGCTGTCGATGATCCCCACCTCCACCGGCGCTGCGAAAGCCGTGGGCGAGGTGCTGCCGGAACTGAAGGGCAAGCTCGACGGCGTGGCGATCCGGGTACCCACCCCGAACGTGTCGGTCGTCGACCTGACCTTCGAGGCTGCCCGCCCCACCAGCATCGAGGAGATCAACGAGGCGATCAAGGCCGCCGCCGCAGGCCGGCTGAAGGGCATCCTCGGCGTGACGGCCCTGCCGAACGTGTCGATCGACTTCAACCATGATCCCCACAGCTCGACCTTCGCGCTGGACCAGACCCGGGTGATGGAGGGCAACTTCTGCCGGATCCTGACCTGGTATGACAATGAATGGGGCTTCTCCAACCGGATGAGCGACACGGCCGTGGCGATGGGCAAGCTGCTCTGA
- a CDS encoding YgaP family membrane protein, translating to MFKTNVGGIDRILRVVVGLALIAGFFLGPASPYSWLYLIGIVPLATGLLRTCPLYSIFGLSTCPLKP from the coding sequence ATGTTCAAGACCAATGTCGGCGGCATCGACCGCATCCTGCGCGTGGTGGTCGGCCTTGCGCTGATCGCCGGGTTCTTCCTGGGGCCGGCCTCGCCCTACAGCTGGCTCTACCTGATCGGCATCGTGCCGCTGGCGACCGGCCTGCTGCGCACTTGCCCGCTCTATTCGATCTTCGGCCTCAGCACCTGCCCGCTCAAACCCTGA
- a CDS encoding LysR family transcriptional regulator — MADWDDLRIFLAVARSESLSGAGRGLRLDAATVGRRIARLEEALGHPLFLRSAQGYRLTEAGGRLIPHAEAAERAMASAAEDLAGAAAGLSGQIRLGAPDGCANYLLPQVTAAICDANPGLEVQIVALPRVFNLSRREADMAVAVSPPEAGRLTVQKLTDYRLSLAADAEYLAAHPAITRREGLQAHRLVGYIPDMIFDKELDYLAELGAGAVPLASNSVSVQLMWLRAGAGIGIVHDFAMPFAPGLRRVLAGQVALTRAFWLIRHADDRRSDRMTRFAEALTQGLRREVARLEALAAGQ; from the coding sequence ATGGCGGATTGGGATGACCTGCGGATCTTTCTGGCCGTGGCCCGCAGCGAAAGCCTGTCGGGCGCGGGGCGGGGGCTGCGGCTGGATGCGGCCACGGTGGGGCGGCGCATCGCCCGGCTGGAAGAGGCGCTTGGCCATCCGCTGTTCCTGCGCTCGGCCCAGGGCTACCGGCTGACCGAGGCGGGCGGGCGGCTGATCCCCCATGCCGAGGCGGCAGAGCGGGCGATGGCCAGCGCGGCCGAGGATCTGGCGGGGGCCGCGGCGGGGCTCAGCGGGCAGATCCGGCTGGGGGCGCCCGATGGCTGCGCGAACTACCTGCTGCCGCAGGTGACGGCGGCGATCTGCGATGCCAATCCGGGGCTGGAGGTGCAGATCGTGGCGCTGCCGCGGGTGTTCAACCTGTCGAGGCGCGAGGCCGACATGGCCGTCGCCGTCAGCCCGCCCGAGGCGGGGCGGCTGACCGTGCAGAAGCTGACCGACTACCGGCTGAGTCTTGCGGCGGATGCGGAATACCTTGCCGCGCATCCGGCCATCACCCGCCGCGAGGGTCTGCAGGCGCATCGGCTGGTGGGCTATATCCCCGACATGATCTTCGACAAGGAGCTGGATTATCTGGCGGAACTGGGGGCGGGGGCGGTGCCGCTGGCGTCGAACTCGGTCTCGGTGCAACTGATGTGGCTGCGGGCGGGGGCGGGCATCGGCATCGTGCATGATTTCGCCATGCCCTTTGCGCCGGGCCTGCGCCGGGTGCTGGCCGGGCAGGTGGCGCTGACCCGGGCCTTCTGGCTGATCCGCCACGCCGATGACCGAAGGTCCGACCGCATGACCCGCTTTGCCGAGGCGCTGACCCAGGGCCTGCGCCGCGAGGTGGCGCGGCTGGAGGCGCTGGCGGCGGGGCAGTAG
- the gap gene encoding type I glyceraldehyde-3-phosphate dehydrogenase: MTVTIGINGFGRIGRCTLAHIAEAARNDVQVVKINATGPIETNAHLLKYDSVHGRFPGQVRVEGKTLDLGRGPIEVMSTYNPAELDWEGCDVVLECTGKFNEREAAAVHLGRGAKRVLVSAPAKNADKTVVYGVNHRSLTAEHLVVSNGSCTTNCLAPLAKVLNDAIGIERGIMTTIHSYTGDQPTLDRRHSDLYRARAAAMAMIPTSTGAAKAIGEVLPELKGRLDGSAIRVPTPNVSAVDLTFEAGREVTVDEVNRVVREAANGYMGMVLAYDPEPKVSIDFNHTPYSSIFAPDQTKVVGGRTVRVLAWYDNEWGFSCRMADVAAAMGRLLH, from the coding sequence ATGACCGTCACCATCGGAATCAACGGCTTTGGCCGCATCGGGCGCTGCACGCTGGCGCACATCGCCGAAGCGGCGCGCAATGACGTGCAGGTGGTCAAGATCAACGCCACCGGGCCGATCGAGACCAACGCCCATCTGCTGAAATACGACTCGGTGCATGGCCGGTTCCCGGGACAGGTGCGGGTCGAGGGCAAGACACTCGACCTTGGCCGCGGCCCGATCGAGGTGATGTCGACCTACAACCCGGCCGAGCTGGACTGGGAAGGATGCGACGTGGTGCTGGAATGCACCGGCAAGTTCAACGAACGCGAGGCGGCAGCGGTACACCTTGGCCGCGGCGCCAAGCGGGTGCTGGTCTCGGCCCCGGCCAAGAACGCCGACAAGACGGTGGTCTACGGCGTCAACCATCGCAGCCTGACGGCCGAGCATCTGGTGGTGTCGAACGGAAGCTGCACCACCAACTGCCTGGCGCCGCTGGCCAAGGTGCTCAATGACGCTATCGGCATCGAGCGCGGGATCATGACCACGATCCACAGCTACACCGGCGACCAGCCCACGCTCGACCGCCGCCACAGCGACCTCTACCGCGCCCGCGCCGCGGCGATGGCGATGATCCCCACCTCGACCGGCGCCGCGAAGGCCATCGGCGAGGTGCTGCCCGAGCTGAAAGGCCGGCTCGACGGTTCGGCGATCCGGGTGCCGACCCCCAACGTCTCGGCCGTGGACCTGACCTTCGAGGCAGGGCGCGAGGTGACGGTGGATGAGGTCAACCGCGTGGTGCGCGAGGCCGCGAATGGCTACATGGGCATGGTGCTGGCCTATGATCCCGAGCCGAAGGTTTCCATCGACTTCAATCACACGCCCTATTCGTCTATCTTCGCCCCGGACCAGACCAAGGTCGTGGGCGGGCGTACCGTCCGCGTGCTGGCATGGTATGATAATGAATGGGGTTTCTCCTGCCGGATGGCCGATGTGGCCGCGGCGATGGGGCGGCTCCTGCACTGA
- the mmsB gene encoding 3-hydroxyisobutyrate dehydrogenase, with the protein MKIAFLGLGNMGTPMAANLAKAGHDVTGYDPATPMPAGVTGAISAAGAVKDAEVVITMLPNGAILRSVAAEVIPAMAPGAVLVDCSTVDVDSARAVAEQAAAAGLSALDAPVSGGVGGASAGTLTFMVGGPDAAFAKALPLFEVMGQKAVHCGEAGAGQAAKICNNMILGVTMIATCEAFALADKLGLDRQKMFDVVSTSSGYSWTMNAYCPAPGVGPTSPADNGYKPGFAAELMLKDLRLSQQAAGSADADTPMGALATLLYESFVEAEDGRGKDFSAMLPRFEARSRG; encoded by the coding sequence ATGAAGATCGCGTTTCTGGGACTGGGCAACATGGGCACGCCGATGGCCGCCAATCTGGCAAAGGCCGGGCATGACGTGACCGGCTATGACCCCGCCACCCCGATGCCCGCGGGCGTCACCGGCGCGATCAGCGCGGCAGGTGCCGTCAAGGATGCCGAAGTGGTCATCACCATGCTGCCCAATGGCGCGATCCTGCGCAGCGTCGCCGCCGAGGTGATCCCGGCAATGGCCCCCGGCGCGGTGCTGGTCGATTGCTCCACCGTCGATGTGGACAGCGCCCGCGCGGTGGCCGAGCAGGCGGCGGCGGCGGGGCTGTCGGCGCTCGATGCGCCGGTCTCGGGCGGGGTTGGCGGCGCCAGTGCCGGCACGCTCACCTTCATGGTCGGCGGCCCCGATGCCGCGTTTGCCAAGGCCCTGCCGCTGTTCGAGGTGATGGGCCAGAAGGCGGTGCATTGCGGCGAAGCGGGCGCGGGCCAGGCGGCGAAGATCTGCAACAACATGATCCTCGGCGTCACCATGATCGCCACCTGCGAGGCCTTTGCCCTGGCCGACAAGCTGGGGCTGGACCGGCAGAAGATGTTCGATGTCGTCTCCACCTCCTCGGGCTATTCTTGGACGATGAACGCCTATTGCCCGGCGCCGGGGGTTGGCCCGACCAGCCCCGCCGACAACGGCTACAAGCCTGGCTTCGCCGCCGAACTGATGCTCAAGGACCTGCGTCTCAGCCAGCAGGCGGCCGGGTCCGCCGATGCCGATACGCCGATGGGCGCGCTGGCGACGCTGCTCTATGAAAGCTTCGTCGAGGCGGAAGATGGCCGCGGCAAGGACTTTTCCGCGATGCTGCCCCGCTTCGAGGCGCGCAGCCGCGGCTGA
- a CDS encoding CBS domain-containing protein, translating into MLVHQILKSKADDGVVTVAPGWSLAAVAEVLSARRIGAVIVSPDGKAVHGILSERDIVRELGRRGAGCLSDPVEAVMTRAIVSCRREDDAVDVMEKMSAGRFRHMPVMEGEEMVGLISIGDVVKARLSELSMEREALAGMIMGN; encoded by the coding sequence ATGCTTGTTCACCAGATTCTGAAATCGAAAGCCGATGACGGCGTGGTCACCGTGGCGCCGGGCTGGAGCCTTGCCGCGGTTGCCGAAGTGCTGTCGGCCCGCCGCATCGGTGCGGTGATCGTCTCGCCTGACGGCAAGGCGGTGCATGGCATCCTGTCCGAGCGTGACATCGTGCGCGAACTTGGCCGCCGCGGCGCCGGCTGCCTGTCGGACCCGGTGGAGGCGGTGATGACCCGCGCCATCGTGTCGTGCCGGCGCGAGGACGACGCCGTCGACGTGATGGAGAAGATGAGCGCCGGGCGCTTCCGCCACATGCCGGTGATGGAGGGCGAAGAGATGGTCGGCCTGATCTCGATTGGCGACGTGGTCAAGGCGCGGCTGTCGGAGCTGTCGATGGAGCGCGAGGCCTTGGCCGGGATGATTATGGGCAACTAG
- a CDS encoding PAS domain-containing protein yields MFRAFSRRVAPTNDEDHFLVAALNRAQGMIWFDLDGTILDANDNFLSIVGYQRDEVQGQAHRIFVAPDHAASSEYDKFWKKLSSGEPIADTFLRIGKNGKRIWLEASYNPIFDADGKPVKVVKFAIDVTEAKEKAADAASRLDAISKSYAVIEFDLQGTILTANENFLKTMGYRLSDILGQHHSLFMPRETIGTAAYHAFWEDLRQGTHKVGEFKRIDRSGATRWLQASYSPILDASGKAYKIVKYASDITQEKDRAAENAGQMAAISKVQAIIEFDLEGKILAANENFCATMGYSIDEIRGQRHAIFVEPGFANSEDYRSFWQKLRQGEFQSGEFRRLGKNGGEVWIQASYNPILDSDGRPFNRHSPSGLPLDFKIA; encoded by the coding sequence ATGTTTCGCGCCTTTTCTCGCCGTGTTGCACCTACAAATGATGAAGATCATTTTCTGGTTGCAGCTCTGAATCGTGCTCAGGGTATGATATGGTTCGACCTGGACGGAACCATACTCGACGCCAATGACAACTTCCTTTCCATCGTCGGGTATCAGCGCGACGAAGTTCAGGGGCAGGCGCATCGTATTTTCGTGGCGCCCGACCACGCCGCCAGTTCTGAATATGACAAGTTCTGGAAAAAACTGTCCAGTGGTGAACCCATCGCCGATACTTTCCTGCGCATCGGCAAGAATGGAAAGCGGATCTGGCTCGAGGCTTCGTACAATCCCATCTTCGACGCAGATGGCAAGCCCGTAAAGGTGGTCAAATTTGCGATTGATGTCACTGAAGCCAAGGAGAAAGCCGCCGATGCCGCCAGTCGGCTAGACGCAATCTCCAAATCCTATGCCGTGATCGAATTCGATCTGCAAGGAACCATCCTAACCGCCAATGAGAATTTCCTGAAGACGATGGGATATCGCCTCTCGGATATCCTGGGCCAGCATCACAGCCTGTTCATGCCCAGGGAGACCATTGGCACAGCGGCCTATCACGCGTTCTGGGAAGACCTCAGACAAGGCACGCATAAGGTGGGAGAGTTCAAGCGCATTGACAGGAGCGGCGCGACCCGCTGGCTTCAGGCCAGTTACAGTCCGATCCTCGATGCCTCTGGCAAAGCCTACAAGATCGTGAAATATGCTTCCGATATTACCCAGGAAAAAGACCGAGCCGCGGAAAATGCCGGGCAGATGGCGGCAATTTCCAAGGTGCAGGCGATCATTGAATTCGATCTGGAAGGCAAGATCCTTGCGGCAAATGAAAATTTCTGCGCCACGATGGGATACTCCATCGACGAGATTCGCGGCCAGCGCCATGCCATTTTTGTTGAACCCGGGTTTGCAAATTCTGAGGATTACCGATCCTTCTGGCAAAAACTGCGGCAGGGCGAATTCCAGTCCGGAGAATTCAGGCGCTTGGGCAAAAACGGCGGCGAGGTGTGGATCCAGGCGAGCTACAATCCGATCCTCGACAGCGACGGACGGCCATTCAACCGACATTCCCCAAGTGGCCTGCCGCTTGACTTCAAGATCGCCTGA
- the coaD gene encoding pantetheine-phosphate adenylyltransferase — translation MRIGLYPGTFDPVTLGHIDIIERASLLVDRLVIGVAINRDKGPLFTLEERVGMVEDEIARIAQKSGTEIVVHPFENLLIDCARDVGASVIIRGLRAVADFEYEFQMVGMNRALDAGVETVFLMADARRQAIASKLVKEIARLGGNVSQFVPAPVVVALAERFNRAPR, via the coding sequence ATGCGCATCGGCCTTTACCCCGGCACCTTCGACCCGGTGACGCTCGGGCATATCGACATCATCGAGCGGGCCTCGCTGCTGGTGGACCGGCTGGTGATCGGCGTTGCCATCAACCGCGACAAGGGGCCGCTGTTCACGCTGGAAGAGCGGGTGGGCATGGTCGAGGACGAGATTGCCCGCATCGCCCAGAAGTCGGGCACCGAGATCGTGGTGCATCCGTTTGAGAACCTGCTCATCGACTGCGCCCGCGACGTGGGCGCCAGCGTCATCATCCGCGGGCTGCGGGCGGTGGCGGATTTCGAATATGAATTCCAGATGGTCGGCATGAACCGGGCGCTGGATGCCGGGGTGGAGACCGTGTTCCTGATGGCCGATGCAAGGCGGCAGGCGATCGCGTCCAAGCTGGTGAAAGAGATCGCCAGGCTGGGGGGCAACGTGTCGCAATTCGTGCCGGCGCCGGTGGTGGTGGCGCTGGCCGAACGCTTCAACCGCGCGCCGCGCTGA
- a CDS encoding CoA-acylating methylmalonate-semialdehyde dehydrogenase, translated as METIGHWINGKLVAGTSGRFADVFNPATGDVQAQVALASTSEIDTAIADAAEAQVKWGATNPQRRARVMMEMVRLINRDMDKLAEKLSSEHGKTFPDAKGDIQRGLEVIEFCIGAPHLLKGEFTDSAGPGIDMYSLRQPLGVAAGITPFNFPAMIPLWKMGPALAAGNAFILKPSERDPSVPLMLAALFQEAGLPDGVLQVINGDKEAVDALLDNDTVQAIGFVGSTPIAQYIYARGCANGKRVQCFGGAKNHMIIMPDADLDQAADALVGAGYGAAGERCMAISVAVPVGDATADALIEKLIPRIERLKVGPWTAGDDVDYGPVVTAAAKANILKLVESGVEQGAKLVVDGRDFSLQGYEDGFFVGPHLFDHVTPDMDIYRKEIFGPVLSTVRAQSYEEALKLAMDHEYGNGTAIYTRDGDTARDFANRVNVGMIGINVPIPVPLAYHTFGGWKKSAFGDLNQHGPDAFRFYTRTKTVTARWPSGLKEGAAFNFKAMD; from the coding sequence ATGGAAACCATCGGTCACTGGATCAACGGCAAGCTTGTGGCGGGCACGTCGGGCCGCTTTGCCGATGTCTTCAACCCCGCCACCGGCGATGTGCAGGCGCAGGTGGCGCTGGCAAGCACGTCCGAAATCGACACCGCCATCGCCGATGCCGCCGAGGCGCAGGTGAAGTGGGGCGCGACCAACCCGCAGCGCCGGGCGCGCGTGATGATGGAGATGGTGCGCCTCATCAACCGCGACATGGACAAGCTGGCCGAGAAACTGTCCTCGGAACATGGCAAGACCTTCCCCGATGCCAAGGGCGACATCCAGCGCGGGCTGGAAGTGATCGAGTTCTGCATCGGCGCCCCGCATCTGCTGAAGGGCGAGTTCACCGACAGCGCCGGCCCGGGCATCGACATGTATTCGCTGCGTCAGCCGCTTGGCGTGGCCGCGGGCATCACCCCGTTCAACTTCCCCGCGATGATCCCGCTGTGGAAGATGGGCCCGGCGCTGGCCGCGGGCAATGCCTTCATCCTCAAGCCGTCGGAGCGTGACCCCTCGGTCCCGCTGATGCTGGCGGCGCTGTTCCAGGAGGCGGGCCTGCCCGACGGCGTGCTGCAGGTCATCAACGGCGACAAGGAAGCTGTCGATGCGCTGCTGGACAATGACACCGTGCAGGCCATCGGCTTTGTCGGCTCGACCCCGATCGCGCAGTATATCTATGCGCGCGGCTGCGCGAACGGCAAGCGCGTGCAATGCTTCGGCGGCGCCAAGAACCACATGATAATCATGCCGGACGCCGATCTCGACCAGGCCGCCGATGCGCTGGTCGGCGCCGGCTATGGTGCGGCGGGCGAGCGCTGCATGGCGATCTCGGTCGCGGTGCCGGTGGGCGACGCCACCGCCGATGCGCTGATCGAGAAGCTGATCCCGCGGATCGAGCGGCTGAAGGTCGGCCCCTGGACCGCCGGCGATGATGTGGATTACGGCCCGGTGGTGACTGCCGCCGCCAAGGCCAATATCCTCAAGCTGGTGGAAAGCGGTGTCGAGCAGGGCGCGAAACTGGTGGTCGATGGCCGCGACTTCAGCCTGCAGGGCTACGAGGACGGCTTCTTCGTCGGCCCCCACCTGTTCGATCACGTCACCCCCGACATGGACATCTACCGGAAAGAGATCTTCGGGCCGGTGCTGTCGACCGTGCGCGCGCAAAGCTACGAAGAGGCGCTGAAGCTGGCGATGGACCATGAATATGGCAACGGCACCGCGATCTATACCCGCGATGGCGACACAGCGCGCGACTTTGCCAACCGGGTGAACGTGGGCATGATCGGCATCAACGTGCCGATCCCGGTGCCGCTGGCCTATCACACCTTCGGCGGCTGGAAGAAATCGGCCTTCGGCGACCTGAACCAGCACGGGCCGGATGCCTTCCGCTTCTACACGCGCACCAAGACCGTCACCGCGCGCTGGCCCTCGGGCCTCAAGGAGGGCGCCGCGTTCAACTTCAAGGCGATGGACTGA
- a CDS encoding acyl-CoA dehydrogenase family protein, with amino-acid sequence MDFALSEEQQAIFDMAHAFGQEHIAPFARQWEAEGDIPKALWPKVAELGLGGIYVSEDVGGSGLSRLDATLVFEALAMACPAVGSFLSIHNMCGGMIDKFGSPETRATWLPALCRMEKIFSYCLTEPGSGSDAAALRTRAEKTNDGYRLTGTKAFISGGGYSDVYVTMVRTGEDGPKGISTVIVEAGTPGLSFGGLEDKMGWRAQPTRQVQFDDCPVPAANLIGEEGRGFAYAMAGLDGGRLNIAASALGGAQAALDATLAYMAERRAFGRSIDQFQALQFRLAEMEVKLQSSRIFLRQAASKLDAGAADATKFCAMAKMYVTDAAFAVANDCLQMHGGYGYLADYGIEKLVRDLRVHQILEGTNEIMRLIVAREMLAARK; translated from the coding sequence ATGGATTTCGCGCTCAGCGAGGAGCAACAGGCCATTTTCGACATGGCCCATGCCTTTGGCCAGGAACATATCGCACCCTTCGCCCGGCAATGGGAGGCCGAGGGCGATATCCCCAAGGCGCTGTGGCCCAAGGTGGCGGAGCTGGGGCTTGGCGGCATCTATGTGTCCGAGGATGTCGGCGGCTCGGGCCTGTCGCGCCTCGATGCAACGCTGGTGTTCGAGGCGCTGGCAATGGCCTGCCCCGCCGTCGGCAGCTTCCTGTCAATCCACAACATGTGCGGCGGGATGATCGACAAGTTCGGCAGCCCCGAGACCCGCGCCACATGGCTTCCCGCCCTGTGCCGCATGGAGAAGATCTTCTCCTACTGCCTGACCGAACCCGGATCGGGCTCCGACGCCGCCGCCCTGCGCACCCGCGCCGAGAAGACCAATGACGGCTACCGCCTGACCGGCACCAAGGCCTTCATCTCGGGCGGCGGTTATTCCGATGTCTATGTCACGATGGTGCGCACCGGCGAGGACGGGCCCAAGGGCATCTCCACCGTCATCGTCGAGGCGGGCACGCCGGGCCTCTCCTTCGGCGGGCTGGAAGACAAGATGGGCTGGCGCGCGCAGCCCACGCGGCAGGTGCAGTTCGACGATTGCCCGGTGCCGGCCGCCAACCTGATCGGCGAGGAGGGCCGCGGCTTCGCCTATGCGATGGCAGGCCTCGATGGCGGGCGGCTCAACATCGCCGCCTCTGCCCTTGGCGGCGCGCAGGCGGCGCTGGATGCGACACTGGCCTACATGGCGGAACGCCGCGCCTTCGGCCGCTCCATCGACCAGTTCCAGGCGCTGCAATTCCGGCTGGCCGAAATGGAGGTGAAGCTGCAATCCTCGCGCATCTTCCTGCGGCAGGCGGCCTCCAAGCTCGATGCCGGCGCGGCGGATGCGACCAAGTTCTGCGCGATGGCCAAGATGTACGTGACCGACGCCGCCTTTGCCGTGGCCAATGACTGCCTGCAGATGCATGGCGGCTATGGCTACCTGGCCGATTACGGCATCGAGAAGCTGGTGCGCGACCTGCGCGTGCACCAGATCCTCGAGGGCACGAACGAGATCATGCGGCTGATCGTGGCGCGCGAGATGCTGGCGGCCCGAAAATGA